One window from the genome of Variovorax sp. PAMC26660 encodes:
- a CDS encoding histone deacetylase family protein, with protein sequence MLTIYNDQHSLHQGKVEMFRGELVPCFEVPARVDHVRHELERRKLGALQLPDAFDDALLAKVHAPRYLDFIAHAWEEWVALDPANATRDVLPSYWPTRGMRTDVLPRSFPARMGLFSFDAGTPLMAGSWAAARHGAACAWTAAQRVIGGERSAFALTRPPGHHAGVDFFGGYCFLNNAAVAAQALRDAGVERVAVLDVDYHHGNGTQAIFYERSDVHFASLHGDPLTDYPYYLGHADERGAGKGEGFNHNLPLPRGTDFTAWRAALKTALDGIAAVKAGALVVSLGVDTFEGDPISGFKLKSDDYLRMGEDLARAGLPTVFVFEGGYAVEEVGINAVNVLQGFEQV encoded by the coding sequence ATGCTCACCATCTACAACGACCAGCATTCGCTTCACCAGGGCAAAGTCGAGATGTTCCGCGGCGAACTCGTGCCGTGCTTCGAGGTGCCCGCGCGCGTCGACCATGTGAGGCATGAGCTGGAGCGCCGCAAGCTAGGTGCGCTGCAACTGCCCGATGCCTTCGACGACGCCTTGCTCGCCAAGGTGCATGCGCCGCGTTACCTGGACTTCATTGCGCATGCGTGGGAAGAGTGGGTGGCGCTCGATCCAGCCAACGCGACACGCGACGTGCTGCCGTCGTACTGGCCCACGCGCGGCATGCGCACCGATGTGCTGCCCAGGAGCTTTCCGGCGCGCATGGGGCTGTTCTCGTTCGATGCGGGCACGCCGCTGATGGCGGGCAGCTGGGCCGCCGCGCGCCACGGCGCGGCCTGCGCATGGACAGCGGCGCAGCGCGTCATCGGCGGCGAACGCTCGGCCTTCGCACTCACGCGGCCACCGGGCCACCATGCGGGCGTGGATTTCTTCGGCGGTTACTGCTTCCTCAACAACGCCGCCGTCGCGGCGCAGGCGCTGCGCGATGCGGGCGTGGAGCGCGTGGCCGTGCTCGACGTGGACTACCACCACGGCAACGGCACGCAGGCCATCTTCTACGAGCGCAGCGACGTGCACTTCGCCAGCCTGCATGGCGATCCGCTGACCGACTACCCGTACTACCTCGGTCATGCCGACGAGCGCGGCGCCGGAAAAGGCGAGGGCTTCAACCACAACCTGCCACTGCCGCGCGGCACCGATTTCACGGCCTGGCGCGCGGCGCTGAAGACCGCGCTCGACGGCATCGCCGCGGTGAAGGCGGGCGCGCTCGTGGTCTCGCTCGGCGTCGACACCTTCGAGGGCGACCCGATCTCCGGTTTCAAGCTCAAGAGCGACGACTACCTGCGCATGGGCGAAGACCTGGCGCGTGCCGGCCTGCCGACAGTGTTCGTGTTCGAGGGCGGCTACGCGGTGGAAGAAGTCGGCATCAACGCGGTCAACGTGCTCCAGGGGTTCGAGCAGGTGTAG
- a CDS encoding ornithine cyclodeaminase codes for MTRFIDVHSLVRLVDETGVPQFLEALADALRDDFLRWREFDKKARVASHSHLGVIELMPVADDGAYAFKYVNGHPHNTQVGLPTVMAFGVLAEVDTGYPTLLSELTLTTALRTAATSAMAAKALARPDSRSLALIGNGSQSEFQALAFHALLGIEEVRVFDTDPHATDKLVRHLSACTPLEIVRARSVAEAVRGADIVTTITAYQGRATVLTPDMIEPGMHINAVGGDSPDKTELHPDVLRMARVFVEYEPQTRVEGEIQQLPADFPVHELWRVLLGEVPGRESAGQVTLFDSVGFALEDYTALRYIQRIASERGIGQQIALVPELDDPKDLFGLTASGRRRAVLRRAA; via the coding sequence ATGACCCGCTTCATCGATGTTCACAGCCTGGTCCGCCTGGTGGACGAGACCGGCGTTCCCCAATTCCTCGAGGCCCTGGCGGACGCCCTGCGCGACGACTTCTTGCGCTGGCGCGAGTTCGACAAGAAGGCACGCGTGGCCAGCCATTCGCACCTGGGCGTGATCGAGCTGATGCCGGTGGCCGACGATGGCGCCTACGCCTTCAAGTACGTCAACGGGCACCCCCACAACACACAGGTCGGACTGCCCACCGTCATGGCCTTCGGCGTGCTGGCCGAGGTCGATACCGGCTATCCGACGCTGCTGTCGGAACTCACGCTCACCACCGCCTTGCGCACCGCCGCCACCTCGGCCATGGCGGCGAAGGCGCTGGCGCGGCCCGATTCGCGCAGCCTGGCGCTGATCGGCAACGGCTCGCAAAGCGAGTTCCAGGCGCTGGCCTTCCATGCGCTGCTGGGCATCGAGGAAGTGCGCGTGTTCGACACCGACCCGCACGCCACCGACAAGCTGGTGCGCCACCTGTCGGCGTGCACGCCGCTGGAGATCGTGCGTGCGCGTTCCGTGGCCGAGGCCGTGCGCGGCGCGGACATCGTGACCACCATCACCGCCTACCAGGGCCGCGCGACCGTGCTCACGCCCGACATGATCGAGCCAGGCATGCACATCAACGCCGTGGGCGGCGACTCGCCCGACAAGACCGAACTGCACCCCGACGTGTTGCGCATGGCGCGCGTGTTCGTCGAGTACGAGCCGCAGACCCGCGTGGAGGGCGAGATCCAGCAACTGCCTGCCGACTTCCCGGTGCATGAACTGTGGCGCGTGCTGCTCGGCGAAGTACCGGGCCGCGAAAGTGCGGGGCAGGTCACGCTGTTCGATTCGGTCGGCTTCGCGCTGGAGGACTACACCGCGCTGCGCTACATCCAGCGGATCGCCAGTGAACGCGGCATCGGCCAGCAGATTGCGCTGGTGCCCGAGCTGGACGACCCGAAGGACCTGTTCGGCCTCACGGCCTCGGGGCGGCGCCGGGCGGTGCTGCGGCGTGCGGCATGA
- a CDS encoding M20 family metallopeptidase, with product MTAIKEITMSHASIAETVDAQSQRQHAEVVAMRRHLHRHPELSFKEVDTADFLERELAAIEGLEVTRPTSTSLVARLVGGRAGRTLAMRADIDALPLQDQKSCDYASRNANVMHACGHDGHAAMLLGAARILAGLRAQVPGEVRFFFQHAEEQHPGGAQQMVDAGVMQGVDQIISAHVMSTLDTGHIAVLDGPALASSDRFVLRLRGRGGHAANPDRCIDPIMIGAQIVGNLQSIVSRNTDPHEAVILSVTRFDGGSAFNVIPDTVELWGSVRCFSEPVREQVPALVERIANGVAAAHGAQCTLEYIRGYSPVVNDAAVAERMRAVVQQGIATAALHAIRPLPNSEDFSAFLKHAPGAYVFVGARSGAKGIVHPHHHPHFDFDEDALLHGVQLFANTPFHLNA from the coding sequence ATGACCGCAATCAAAGAAATCACCATGTCCCACGCGAGCATTGCAGAAACCGTCGACGCGCAATCGCAGCGCCAGCATGCGGAGGTCGTCGCCATGCGGCGCCACCTGCACCGGCATCCGGAGCTGTCGTTCAAGGAGGTGGACACGGCCGACTTCCTGGAGCGCGAACTCGCGGCCATCGAGGGGTTGGAGGTGACACGCCCCACATCGACAAGTCTGGTGGCGCGCCTGGTCGGAGGCCGGGCAGGGCGCACGCTCGCCATGCGCGCGGACATCGATGCGCTGCCGCTGCAGGACCAGAAAAGCTGCGACTACGCCTCGCGCAATGCCAACGTCATGCACGCCTGCGGCCATGACGGCCACGCGGCCATGCTGCTCGGCGCTGCCCGCATCCTGGCCGGCCTGCGCGCGCAGGTGCCGGGCGAGGTCCGCTTCTTCTTTCAGCATGCCGAAGAACAGCACCCGGGCGGCGCCCAGCAGATGGTGGATGCGGGCGTGATGCAGGGTGTCGATCAGATCATCTCGGCCCACGTGATGTCGACGCTCGACACCGGCCACATTGCCGTGCTCGACGGCCCGGCGCTGGCCAGCTCCGACCGCTTCGTGCTGCGCCTGCGCGGCCGTGGCGGCCACGCGGCCAACCCCGACCGCTGCATCGATCCGATCATGATCGGCGCGCAGATCGTCGGCAACCTGCAGTCGATCGTCTCGCGCAACACCGATCCGCACGAGGCGGTGATTCTCTCGGTCACGCGTTTCGACGGCGGCAGCGCCTTCAACGTGATTCCCGATACGGTCGAACTCTGGGGCTCGGTGCGCTGCTTCAGCGAGCCGGTGCGCGAGCAGGTGCCCGCGCTGGTGGAGCGCATCGCCAACGGCGTGGCGGCGGCGCACGGCGCGCAGTGCACGCTCGAATACATCCGCGGCTACAGCCCGGTGGTCAACGACGCGGCGGTGGCCGAGCGGATGCGCGCGGTGGTGCAGCAAGGCATTGCCACGGCGGCGCTCCACGCGATTCGGCCGCTGCCGAACAGCGAGGACTTCAGCGCCTTCCTGAAGCATGCGCCGGGCGCCTATGTCTTCGTGGGCGCGCGCAGCGGTGCCAAGGGCATCGTGCACCCGCATCACCATCCGCATTTCGACTTCGACGAAGACGCGCTGCTGCATGGCGTGCAACTGTTCGCCAACACGCCATTCCACCTGAACGCATAG